A window of the Anoplolepis gracilipes chromosome 11, ASM4749672v1, whole genome shotgun sequence genome harbors these coding sequences:
- the LOC140671358 gene encoding uncharacterized protein produces MFDELRYELNGVEIDRNRNIGITSTIKNYISLTHERSKILHNAAWNIVANNGDEDYFNFCVPLNILFGFCEDYKRVVINARHELILIRSRNDNNCLFGVQAAEVEIELHKIQWRMPHVILNEISKLSLLRALDSGRYLIMNFRSRDLYEFSLLHITTKHSWTVKTASQLEKLRYVIFALLIEKNVTSKDVTKFDDCKLANVKLYLNSEFYPYNDLNLDFDKKRYAILFDMYARFRKSYYECNNDNVLFTMVKFLECGPLTVIDCSRQNESVKNATVDVRIEFECKQDVPANTTTYCLILHDRIVEYNPLSNVVRKII; encoded by the coding sequence atgtttgatgaaCTTCGATATGAACTCAACGGTGTGGaaattgatcgcaacagaaacaTTGGAATAACTAGTAcgattaaaaactacatttcCCTTACACACGAGAGAAGTAAAATCTTGCACAATGCTGCGTGGAATATAGTTGCAAATAATGGTGACGAAGATTACTTCAATTTTTGCGTGCCGCTCAACATTTTGTTTGGATTTTGTGAGGATTATAAGCGCGTTgtgattaacgctcgtcatgaattgattttaatacgtTCACGCAAcgacaacaattgtctattTGGAGTTCAGGCGGCTGAAGTTGAGATTgaattacacaaaatacaatGGCGTATGCCTCACGTAATATTGAACGAAATTAGTAAACTATCCTTGCTACGAGCGTTGGACAGCGGGAGATACTTGATCATGAATTTCCGCTCGCGGGATCTATACGAATTTTCTTTGTTACACATTACGACCAAGCATTCGTGGACTGTGAAAACTGCctctcagctggagaaactgCGATACGTAATCTTTGCACtactgatagaaaaaaatgtcacatCGAAAGATGTTAccaaattcgacgactgcaaattGGCAAACGTTAAACTCTATCTAAACTCTGAATTTTATCCgtataatgatttaaatttggattttgataaaaagagatacgcTATCCTATTCGACATGTACGCGCGTTTTCGTAAATCTTATTACGAatgcaataatgataatgtattgTTTACTATGGTAAAATTTCTAGAGTGCGGTCCTCTCACGGTCATTGACTGCTCGCGACAAAACGAGTCTGTCAAAAATGCTACCGTGGACGTAAGGATAGAATTTGAATGTAAGCAAGACGTACCCGCAAATACTACCACATATTGTCTCATCTTGCACGATCGCATTGTCGAATATAACCCGTTGTCAAATGTTGTCcgcaaaattatatga
- the LOC140671357 gene encoding uncharacterized protein, with product MLAAPHGDAVPVHKKLYLGIDIGTEEKKYLGTVTRYVNLYLVTVPRYYTTLLITTVTVNRLRNTNVDNNFKLVSLDVISLFTNILLDLAIESVSNRWTHISNNTEIPQTDFLACVKFVLNSTYFTFNQIIYQQLFGTPMSSPLSPIIADIVLQDLESKALQSIKYTPPFYFRYVDDIILAAPLHLINHTRGIFNSFHPRLQFTAETESDNVINFLEVTIIRNKNLFIFDWYHKPTFSVRYLHFLSQHPECQKRGMIMNLVDRLFLYHILFSILKI from the exons ATGCTTGCCGCGCCGCACGGCGACGCA GTACCGGTACACAAGAAATTGTATCTAGGTATAGATATAGGTACTGAAGAAAAGAAGTACCTCGGTACAGTAACTAGATACGTAAATTTGTACCTAGTTACAGTACCTAGGTACTACACAACACTGCTCATAACAACAGTCACAG TAAACAGACTAAGAAATACTAACGTCGATAACAACTTTAAATTGGTCTCCCTTGATGTAATATCATTGTTCACTAATATACTTTTGGATCTCGCCATTGAAAGCGTCTCCAATAGATGGACACATATCTCTAACAATACGGAAATCCCACAAACTGATTTTCTAGCGTGTGTTAAATTCGTGCTTAATTCCACCTACTTCACGTTTAaccaaattatatatcaacaaTTATTCGGCACACCTATGAGTTCCCCCCTCTCCCCCATTATCGCGGACATCGTCTTACAGGACTTAGAATCTAAAGCACTCCAATCCATCAAGTATACTCCACCATTTTATTTTAGGTATGTAGACGATATAATATTGGCTGCCCCTTTACATCTTATTAACCACACCAGGGGaatatttaactcttttcACCCGAGGCTGCAATTTACTGCAGAAACTGAATCTGATAATGTTATCAATTTTCTTGAAGTCACCATAATTcgcaacaaaaatttattcatatttgatTGGTATCATAAACCAACTTTTTCTGTCAGATATTTGCATTTCCTGTCACAACATCCTGAGTGCCAAAAGAGAGGCATGATAATGAATTTAGTGGATAGACTTTTCTTATATCACATCCTATTTTccatcttaaaaatataa